One genomic window of Geoanaerobacter pelophilus includes the following:
- the purH gene encoding bifunctional phosphoribosylaminoimidazolecarboxamide formyltransferase/IMP cyclohydrolase has translation MAKITRALISLSDKAGIVDFAKELAAFGVEILSTGGTAKLLRETGLAVKDVSEFTGFPEMLDGRVKTLHPKVHGGLLGMRGNPEHVATMKQHGIEPIDMVVVNLYPFEATVAKPDCTLEDAIENIDIGGPTMLRSAAKNNADVTVIVDPADYQKVLAEMKANGGSVSKESNFRLAVKVYQHTAAYDGAISNWLGSRTGDGVERYPDTLTFQYRKAQGMRYGENPHQSAAFYVEKDVKEASIATARQIQGKELSYNNIGDTDAALECVKQFSEGPACVIVKHANPCGVAIGKTLLDAYDLAYKTDPESAFGGIIAFNRELDEATAQAICDRQFVEVIIAPKVSAGASAVVASKKNVRLLECGEWPATSLARLDFKRVNGGILVQDTDLELHGDLKVVTTRKPTDKEMIDLLFTWRICKFVKSNAIVYGKDGMTIGVGAGQMSRVNSARIAAIKAEHAGLEVKGAVMASDAFFPFRDGIDNAAAAGITAVIQPGGSMRDEEVIAAANEHGMAMVFTAMRHFRH, from the coding sequence ATGGCAAAAATCACCCGTGCACTTATCAGCCTTTCAGACAAGGCTGGAATCGTTGATTTTGCAAAGGAACTCGCAGCCTTCGGCGTGGAGATCCTATCCACCGGGGGGACTGCCAAACTGCTTCGCGAAACTGGGCTTGCAGTAAAGGATGTTTCCGAATTCACTGGATTCCCCGAGATGCTTGACGGTCGTGTAAAGACCCTGCACCCCAAGGTGCATGGCGGTCTGCTCGGCATGCGTGGCAACCCAGAACATGTGGCAACCATGAAACAGCACGGCATTGAGCCGATCGATATGGTGGTGGTAAATCTCTACCCGTTTGAGGCAACTGTTGCCAAGCCTGACTGCACTCTTGAAGATGCTATCGAGAATATTGATATCGGTGGTCCGACCATGCTCCGCTCTGCTGCCAAGAACAATGCCGATGTTACGGTCATTGTGGATCCTGCTGATTATCAGAAGGTGCTGGCCGAGATGAAAGCTAACGGCGGGTCAGTATCAAAAGAATCCAATTTCCGTCTGGCTGTTAAGGTCTATCAGCACACTGCCGCCTATGACGGCGCGATCTCCAACTGGCTGGGCAGTCGCACCGGCGACGGGGTGGAGCGTTACCCCGACACCTTGACCTTCCAGTATCGAAAGGCCCAGGGGATGCGCTATGGCGAGAATCCCCACCAGTCGGCGGCTTTCTATGTGGAAAAAGACGTCAAGGAGGCCTCCATCGCCACTGCCCGGCAGATTCAGGGCAAGGAGCTCTCTTATAACAATATTGGCGATACCGACGCTGCGCTGGAGTGCGTCAAGCAGTTTTCGGAGGGCCCGGCGTGCGTAATCGTGAAACATGCCAATCCCTGTGGCGTGGCCATCGGCAAGACGTTGCTCGATGCCTATGACCTTGCCTACAAGACCGACCCTGAGTCGGCTTTCGGCGGGATTATCGCTTTCAACCGCGAACTTGACGAGGCGACGGCACAGGCGATCTGTGATCGTCAGTTTGTTGAAGTCATTATTGCCCCGAAGGTGTCTGCCGGTGCCAGTGCCGTTGTTGCCTCCAAGAAAAATGTCCGGCTTCTGGAGTGCGGCGAGTGGCCGGCAACTTCACTTGCCCGGCTTGATTTCAAGAGGGTCAATGGCGGGATCCTGGTACAGGACACCGATTTGGAGCTGCATGGGGATCTGAAAGTGGTTACTACCCGCAAGCCGACCGACAAGGAGATGATTGACCTGCTCTTCACCTGGAGAATCTGCAAGTTCGTCAAATCAAACGCCATTGTTTATGGCAAGGACGGCATGACCATCGGCGTCGGCGCCGGTCAGATGAGCCGGGTTAATTCAGCCAGGATCGCCGCCATAAAGGCAGAGCATGCCGGTCTTGAGGTCAAGGGGGCAGTGATGGCTTCCGATGCCTTTTTCCCGTTCCGTGACGGCATCGACAATGCTGCTGCTGCGGGGATAACTGCGGTAATCCAGCCTGGGGGAAGCATGCGTGACGAAGAGGTGATTGCTGCTGCCAATGAGCATGGCATGGCGATGGTGTTCACCGCTATGCGTCACTTCAGGCACTGA
- a CDS encoding tetratricopeptide repeat protein: MRPASLFDRRIVQISFLGFIVCAIYWRGVFNGFAYDDWYYLVGNEAYRTFDLKRIFTSMANGIEFLPIRDLTLLLDYQFWGEKNPGGFHFSNIVWFVFATVALYYLVNELVANVSCDTTESRGISYLPFLTAALFAVHPVNGEAVNFIGGRNVVLAAFFFFLSTTLYCRFLRTEKLSLVIYGASLLFFLFAMLCKATVIMLPFLLLALQLLAYGRRTGLRRLIWLDPFFVLSALFFYLFTRVGVSAKLIEKSPMLHDISASWLVAKLAKAVQIPFFYLAKLFAPIGLTIRYEPQFASSLSSPLVLAAVAGVLTLAALPFILARTAPLLSCAIIWFLVTLLPVLNLYDTYPVVADRYLFIPGVGIFLGIALLLVKLFDSGRKPAAIALVVAIIFCSGGYSYARVGVWKDNKSLWQATIAANPSAVEGYTALGAECLKDGDYDRAITLFKEASRINPQSLGYELGMGSIYFIQGDSRNAIAMLVRGLTINPNSARAHNLLGDVYSRIGETDKALEHFSAVLMTGQEGHHLVPGVRAKMALLKASQPESLAALKQKAASDPNDLKTLGNLALQLDKRGEYREAMSYYRRMESLGMKDWRLFNNMANILMKWNMFSQASSYLERSLELNPKNPDALNNLGLVRMNMRDFRGAISAFEKAIAIDGSYSYAQLNLARTYLKMGDRQTAERYFNYITTKFPQLRDRVREAMQS, translated from the coding sequence ATGCGGCCGGCGTCGTTATTTGACAGGCGGATTGTGCAGATTTCGTTTCTTGGATTCATTGTCTGTGCCATCTATTGGCGAGGGGTTTTCAACGGCTTTGCCTACGATGACTGGTATTATCTCGTTGGCAACGAAGCGTACCGAACCTTTGACCTGAAGAGGATCTTCACCTCAATGGCCAACGGGATCGAGTTCCTCCCCATCCGGGATCTCACCCTGTTGCTGGATTACCAGTTCTGGGGAGAGAAAAATCCGGGGGGGTTCCATTTTTCCAACATCGTCTGGTTCGTCTTTGCCACGGTGGCACTTTATTATCTGGTTAACGAACTGGTCGCCAATGTCTCCTGCGATACGACTGAATCCAGAGGGATCAGCTATCTGCCGTTCCTGACCGCGGCCCTGTTTGCCGTACACCCGGTCAACGGTGAGGCCGTGAACTTTATCGGCGGCAGAAATGTTGTCCTGGCGGCTTTTTTCTTCTTTCTTTCGACCACACTGTACTGCCGCTTTTTGCGTACCGAGAAGCTTTCTCTCGTAATTTACGGCGCTTCCCTGTTGTTTTTTTTGTTCGCCATGCTCTGCAAGGCAACAGTCATCATGCTCCCTTTTCTCCTGCTTGCGCTGCAACTGCTCGCCTATGGACGGCGTACCGGGTTGCGCCGGCTCATCTGGCTCGACCCTTTCTTTGTTCTGTCGGCCCTGTTTTTTTACCTCTTTACCCGGGTGGGGGTCTCGGCAAAACTGATCGAAAAATCGCCGATGTTGCACGACATCTCCGCCTCCTGGCTTGTCGCTAAGCTGGCTAAGGCGGTCCAGATTCCGTTCTTCTATCTGGCCAAGCTGTTCGCACCAATAGGGCTGACCATCCGTTACGAGCCCCAGTTTGCCTCATCACTCTCCTCTCCCCTTGTCCTTGCGGCAGTCGCCGGGGTGCTGACCCTTGCGGCGCTTCCGTTCATCCTGGCGCGTACGGCCCCACTACTTTCCTGCGCTATTATCTGGTTCCTCGTCACGCTGCTTCCAGTGCTCAACCTCTATGATACCTATCCGGTGGTTGCCGACCGCTATCTCTTCATCCCGGGGGTCGGTATTTTTCTGGGTATTGCCCTCCTGCTCGTCAAGCTCTTCGACAGTGGCCGCAAGCCGGCGGCCATAGCGCTTGTCGTCGCCATCATCTTCTGCTCCGGTGGGTATTCATACGCCAGGGTCGGTGTCTGGAAAGATAACAAGAGCCTTTGGCAGGCCACCATCGCCGCGAATCCCTCAGCAGTGGAGGGGTATACTGCCCTGGGCGCAGAATGTCTGAAAGATGGGGATTATGACCGCGCTATTACGCTGTTCAAGGAAGCGAGCCGGATCAATCCGCAGTCGCTTGGTTATGAACTGGGGATGGGGAGCATTTACTTCATCCAGGGAGATAGCCGTAATGCTATCGCCATGCTTGTCCGGGGTCTCACCATCAATCCAAACTCGGCCCGTGCCCACAACCTCTTGGGTGATGTCTATTCCCGCATCGGCGAGACCGACAAGGCGTTGGAGCATTTCTCGGCAGTGCTGATGACCGGCCAGGAGGGACACCACCTGGTTCCAGGGGTACGGGCGAAAATGGCCCTTCTCAAGGCTTCGCAGCCAGAAAGTCTGGCGGCACTGAAGCAAAAGGCGGCGAGCGATCCGAACGATCTCAAGACCCTGGGCAATCTGGCGTTACAGCTGGACAAACGCGGCGAGTACCGGGAGGCCATGTCTTACTATCGGAGAATGGAAAGCCTCGGTATGAAGGATTGGCGGCTTTTCAACAATATGGCCAATATCCTGATGAAATGGAACATGTTCAGCCAGGCATCATCATATCTGGAACGGAGCCTGGAGCTCAATCCGAAAAACCCCGATGCCCTCAATAATCTGGGGCTGGTCCGGATGAATATGAGAGATTTCCGGGGAGCGATCAGCGCCTTTGAGAAGGCAATTGCCATTGATGGCAGTTACTCTTACGCCCAATTAAATCTGGCGCGTACCTATCTCAAAATGGGGGACCGGCAGACCGCCGAGCGTTATTTCAATTACATCACGACGAAGTTTCCGCAACTGAGAGATCGAGTGCGGGAGGCGATGCAGTCGTGA
- a CDS encoding tetratricopeptide repeat protein, which yields MKASRLPALGILAVLTLGTYCRGVVNGFVTDDHLYLLGMDAYKQFDIIRIFTTLANGIEYLPVRDLTLAVDYAMFGESAAWLHFSNYLYFLLAVFAVYFLAVELVLFTKTVRDKVDDNWSGFLPLFAASLFAVHPLNGEAANWISGRNVILGGLFFSLSALFYLKSANAGEKWYRNYLVSLGIFLLALLSKATVIILPAVLFCIMMVFSDARKRHAVRLIPFFALSLAFFFVLTEVAKQSKIIVENAVTGATGIQAKLAVASQIPYFYVGKFLFPANFTTHYVVKFSRELLSLQVVLAIFGLVALILLALTCRKRSPEVTLGILWFLISLIPVLNFFATYPVVADRYLFIPMFGLVFLSSVLLVRLGSFCGEQWRNGAAVVVVLIMIAVSCYRVGYWKDEKSIWGVTVKNSPQNIAGYVGLGAAYFNEGSYEKALEYYSKTREMNPPNVMYEIALGKYYTIKGQLDEAIKVYGQAVRKKPDSIESLYSLGEIYFNRGDFEQARGYFLKIFDSREQDHRLVAKAKQKLKTIAGGSQGDVDSLQAKLAQEPGNLSVRGELALKLDGMGLYDEALRQYLEMERQGMNRWQLQYNIANVYKKKKMFPDAANYFRLSLKANPENPDAWNNLGVVCREMREYADAIKSFEKAMAVQPLFAYAPLNLALTYQQMGDKKNADRLFAYTKDRFPELSTTVDNYMKE from the coding sequence ATGAAAGCCAGCCGTCTCCCTGCATTGGGGATTCTTGCCGTTTTAACCTTGGGGACCTATTGCCGGGGTGTTGTTAATGGGTTTGTTACCGATGATCATTTGTATCTTCTGGGAATGGATGCGTACAAACAGTTTGATATCATCAGGATTTTCACCACCCTTGCCAACGGGATCGAATATCTCCCGGTCAGGGACCTGACCCTGGCTGTTGATTATGCGATGTTCGGTGAAAGCGCTGCCTGGCTTCATTTTAGTAATTATCTCTATTTTCTGCTGGCGGTTTTTGCCGTTTATTTTCTTGCCGTGGAACTGGTCTTATTTACTAAGACCGTGAGAGATAAGGTTGACGATAACTGGTCGGGCTTTCTGCCACTTTTTGCCGCATCTCTTTTTGCCGTTCATCCCCTGAATGGCGAGGCTGCCAACTGGATCAGCGGTAGAAATGTCATTCTTGGCGGACTATTTTTTTCACTCTCGGCACTTTTTTACCTCAAGTCGGCTAATGCCGGAGAAAAATGGTATCGCAATTATCTGGTGTCCCTCGGAATCTTCCTGCTCGCGCTGCTGTCAAAGGCAACAGTAATAATCCTGCCGGCAGTACTCTTTTGTATAATGATGGTCTTCTCCGATGCCAGGAAACGCCATGCCGTCCGGCTCATTCCTTTTTTCGCGCTGTCGCTGGCCTTTTTCTTCGTATTGACCGAAGTGGCGAAGCAGTCGAAAATTATCGTAGAGAATGCCGTCACTGGGGCAACAGGAATTCAAGCCAAACTGGCTGTTGCTTCCCAGATTCCTTATTTTTATGTCGGAAAGTTCCTGTTCCCGGCAAACTTCACTACTCATTATGTTGTAAAGTTTTCCCGGGAGCTGCTTTCGCTGCAGGTTGTACTGGCAATTTTCGGCCTGGTGGCATTGATCTTATTGGCTTTAACCTGCCGCAAAAGATCCCCCGAAGTAACTCTCGGAATTCTCTGGTTCCTGATTTCTTTGATCCCGGTGCTCAATTTCTTTGCGACATATCCTGTAGTTGCAGACCGCTACTTATTCATTCCGATGTTCGGTCTGGTCTTCCTTTCCTCGGTGTTGCTGGTGCGGTTAGGTTCATTCTGCGGCGAGCAATGGCGAAACGGGGCAGCCGTGGTGGTGGTGCTTATCATGATAGCTGTTTCGTGCTACCGGGTTGGGTACTGGAAGGACGAAAAGAGTATCTGGGGAGTTACAGTAAAAAATTCACCGCAAAATATTGCCGGATATGTCGGTCTTGGAGCAGCATATTTTAATGAAGGTAGTTATGAAAAGGCCCTTGAATACTATTCTAAGACAAGGGAGATGAATCCACCCAATGTGATGTATGAAATAGCACTCGGCAAGTATTACACAATAAAAGGGCAGCTGGATGAGGCAATCAAGGTCTACGGACAGGCAGTGAGGAAAAAGCCGGATTCGATAGAATCGCTCTATTCTCTGGGAGAGATCTATTTCAACCGGGGGGATTTCGAGCAGGCCAGGGGATATTTTCTGAAGATCTTCGATTCAAGGGAGCAGGATCATAGACTGGTGGCAAAGGCGAAACAGAAGCTCAAGACGATCGCGGGAGGCTCTCAGGGGGATGTAGACTCTCTGCAGGCTAAGCTCGCGCAGGAGCCAGGCAACCTGTCCGTCAGGGGTGAACTGGCATTGAAGCTCGATGGCATGGGACTTTACGACGAGGCACTCCGGCAGTACCTTGAGATGGAGCGCCAGGGGATGAACCGGTGGCAGCTTCAATACAATATCGCCAATGTATATAAAAAGAAAAAAATGTTTCCCGACGCCGCTAACTATTTTCGCCTCAGTTTGAAGGCCAACCCTGAAAATCCGGATGCCTGGAACAATCTCGGCGTGGTCTGCCGTGAAATGAGGGAATACGCCGACGCGATTAAGTCTTTCGAAAAGGCAATGGCTGTGCAGCCTCTGTTTGCCTATGCTCCGCTCAACCTTGCCCTTACTTATCAACAGATGGGGGATAAGAAAAATGCCGACCGCCTCTTTGCATATACCAAGGATAGGTTTCCCGAGCTCTCGACTACTGTTGACAACTACATGAAAGAGTGA
- a CDS encoding ASKHA domain-containing protein produces MSENPSLPLTNAPCLAVDLGTTTIAASIIDGETGKRLALTTALNPQRPYGADVISRVAAAAGSETLRHEMSRLINRQLEDLAAAMLEDIGLAAGALKKVAIAGNPAMEHLLLDLPVDTLAGIPFRPLFSAGKVSDTSVLGWADHAEAYIFPVPGGFVGGDLVAFLYGQGLGQISAAEFPRLFLDLGTNAEIALHVGEKVYVTSAAAGPAFEGGNLSCGMPALAGAITSVSIDHERVVITTLDNASPQGLCGTGALTLIAALLAENVIDASGMLLEPSKISSNLANRIKDVNGVRAFVVYRDASREILLTQEDIRQIQFAKAAIRAGIEMLVARGGMEFSDICELVITGSFGERLGTQMLQVLDIVPPGDCRPAYVLQGPLQGAERYLCNVDGSDTPDTLMGKLTVVPLSGNPRFEANFIKFMDFCSNCYTEKI; encoded by the coding sequence ATGTCGGAGAACCCGTCATTGCCGTTGACTAACGCTCCATGCCTGGCAGTTGATCTGGGGACCACGACCATCGCCGCATCCATTATCGACGGTGAGACCGGGAAACGCCTGGCTTTGACAACGGCCCTCAATCCTCAGCGACCGTATGGCGCGGATGTAATATCGCGTGTTGCCGCAGCTGCCGGATCAGAAACTCTACGCCATGAAATGTCCCGCTTGATCAATCGGCAGCTTGAAGACCTGGCTGCTGCAATGCTCGAAGATATCGGACTGGCTGCCGGTGCCCTGAAGAAAGTGGCTATTGCCGGCAATCCTGCCATGGAGCACCTGTTGTTGGACCTGCCGGTTGATACTCTGGCCGGTATCCCGTTTCGACCGCTGTTTTCCGCGGGTAAGGTGTCTGACACCTCAGTGCTCGGCTGGGCCGACCATGCAGAAGCCTATATTTTCCCGGTGCCTGGCGGTTTTGTCGGTGGTGACCTTGTCGCGTTTCTCTATGGCCAGGGCCTCGGGCAAATCTCTGCAGCAGAGTTTCCGCGTCTGTTTCTTGATCTGGGGACCAATGCCGAAATTGCCCTTCATGTGGGAGAGAAGGTGTATGTTACCTCTGCAGCTGCCGGTCCTGCCTTTGAGGGGGGCAATCTTTCGTGCGGGATGCCGGCATTGGCCGGGGCCATAACGTCGGTCAGTATTGATCATGAACGAGTGGTTATTACCACGCTGGACAATGCCTCGCCACAAGGGTTATGCGGTACCGGAGCATTGACGCTAATTGCTGCGCTGCTTGCTGAAAACGTTATTGATGCCAGCGGTATGCTCCTTGAGCCGTCAAAGATCTCTTCCAATCTGGCCAATCGTATCAAAGATGTTAACGGGGTAAGGGCTTTCGTTGTTTACCGGGATGCCAGTCGGGAGATCCTGCTGACCCAGGAAGACATTCGCCAGATTCAGTTTGCCAAGGCCGCAATCAGGGCCGGTATCGAGATGCTGGTAGCACGTGGCGGCATGGAATTTAGCGATATCTGTGAATTGGTTATCACCGGTTCTTTCGGGGAACGCCTGGGAACTCAAATGTTGCAGGTCCTTGATATTGTTCCTCCCGGAGACTGTCGGCCTGCGTATGTGCTGCAAGGCCCTCTGCAGGGGGCGGAACGCTATCTGTGCAATGTTGACGGCAGCGATACGCCGGATACCCTCATGGGAAAACTGACAGTGGTTCCTTTATCCGGCAACCCCCGTTTTGAGGCAAATTTCATCAAGTTCATGGATTTCTGTAGCAATTGTTATACGGAGAAGATATGA
- the selD gene encoding selenide, water dikinase SelD, with translation MIKLSQMVKAAGUAAKLGPAGLEAAIKKLPLSTDPALLVGPETADDAGVYLLSPEQALVETVDIITPLVDDPHTFGRIAAANALSDVYAMGGRPITALNLVFFPACLPAEILPEILSGGLAMLAEAGVCLVGGHTVEDDELKYGLSVTGIIHPDCIVRNSTARPGDKLFLTKPLGFGIVSTAIKAEMADTATVEEAMRWMTTLNNHAAQLMVECGATACTDVTGFGLLGHAIEMARGAGVGMRIDFASVPLVPGVTGLINDGLVPAGCYRNRDHFQRFIQPGPGFNSGDDRLLPLFDPQTSGGLLIALKPASSERFLAEAARRKLFAVRIGEVTDVGEPVIAVD, from the coding sequence ATGATCAAGCTATCGCAAATGGTCAAAGCTGCCGGTTGAGCCGCTAAGCTGGGTCCGGCGGGCCTGGAAGCAGCCATTAAGAAACTCCCTCTTTCGACAGATCCTGCCCTGCTGGTTGGGCCGGAAACAGCCGACGATGCCGGAGTTTATCTTCTTTCCCCGGAGCAGGCACTGGTCGAGACTGTTGACATCATAACGCCGCTGGTTGACGATCCGCACACCTTCGGCCGGATTGCGGCAGCCAATGCCCTGTCGGATGTGTATGCCATGGGGGGGCGACCGATCACCGCGCTCAACCTGGTTTTTTTTCCGGCCTGTCTGCCTGCGGAAATCCTGCCGGAAATTCTCTCCGGCGGGCTGGCAATGCTGGCAGAGGCTGGTGTCTGCCTGGTTGGCGGGCATACGGTCGAAGACGATGAGCTGAAATACGGCCTGAGTGTTACCGGGATCATTCACCCTGATTGCATTGTTCGGAATTCAACGGCCCGGCCAGGTGATAAGCTCTTCTTGACCAAACCACTTGGCTTCGGCATTGTAAGCACCGCGATCAAGGCAGAGATGGCTGACACCGCGACGGTTGAGGAAGCGATGCGCTGGATGACCACCCTCAACAACCATGCAGCGCAGCTGATGGTCGAGTGCGGCGCAACGGCATGCACCGATGTTACCGGTTTCGGGCTTTTGGGTCATGCGATTGAAATGGCCCGTGGCGCGGGTGTCGGCATGCGCATCGATTTTGCTTCAGTGCCGCTCGTGCCTGGGGTAACCGGCTTGATAAACGATGGTTTGGTTCCTGCCGGGTGTTACCGGAACCGGGATCATTTTCAGCGATTCATCCAGCCAGGACCCGGATTCAACAGTGGCGATGACCGTCTTTTGCCGCTATTCGATCCGCAGACATCCGGCGGTTTGTTGATCGCCCTGAAGCCTGCTTCGTCTGAGCGGTTTCTGGCTGAGGCCGCACGCCGAAAGCTTTTTGCCGTGCGGATCGGCGAGGTAACCGATGTCGGAGAACCCGTCATTGCCGTTGACTAA
- a CDS encoding glycosyltransferase family 2 protein, whose protein sequence is MKTSAENKTKLISIVTPCFNEEDNVAELYRQVQEVLATLPEYRFEHIFIDNDSKDRTVEILKGIAARDRNVKIIVNSRNFGHLRSPTHGILQAHGDAVILLVADLQDPPPMIRDFVRKWEEGYKVVLGVKTNSEETPAMFMIRKMYYNLIGRLSDIELTKNNTGFGLYDRCIVEPLRRMDDPYPYFRGIVSEIGFEKAIIEYLQPVRKRGITKNNFYTLYDTAMLGITNHSRVPLRMATMLGFAMSALSLLVSIGYLAAKLVFWDRFSAGMAPVVIGLFFFSSVQLFFIGILGEYIGLIYTQVQKRPLVIEKERINFDKDA, encoded by the coding sequence ATGAAAACCAGTGCAGAGAATAAGACAAAGCTTATTTCCATTGTCACCCCCTGCTTTAACGAAGAAGACAATGTGGCTGAACTCTACCGTCAGGTGCAGGAGGTTCTTGCAACCCTGCCGGAGTACCGGTTCGAGCATATTTTCATAGACAATGATTCAAAGGATCGAACGGTTGAGATCCTGAAAGGGATCGCCGCAAGGGACCGGAATGTTAAAATAATTGTCAACAGTCGTAATTTCGGTCATCTGCGCTCTCCTACCCATGGCATTCTTCAGGCCCATGGCGATGCTGTGATCTTGCTGGTGGCCGATTTGCAGGACCCGCCCCCCATGATTCGTGATTTTGTCCGTAAATGGGAAGAGGGGTACAAAGTGGTGCTGGGGGTCAAGACCAACAGCGAAGAGACCCCGGCCATGTTCATGATTCGGAAAATGTACTACAACCTGATCGGCAGGCTTTCCGATATTGAACTGACCAAGAACAATACCGGTTTCGGTCTCTATGATCGGTGCATCGTTGAACCGCTCCGGAGGATGGATGACCCTTATCCGTATTTTCGCGGCATTGTTTCCGAGATAGGGTTCGAGAAGGCCATCATCGAATACCTCCAGCCGGTGCGCAAGCGGGGGATCACCAAAAACAACTTCTACACCCTCTATGACACCGCAATGCTGGGCATCACCAACCATTCGCGGGTGCCGCTCAGGATGGCCACCATGCTCGGTTTTGCCATGTCTGCCTTGAGCCTGCTGGTGTCGATCGGTTATCTTGCCGCCAAACTGGTATTCTGGGACAGGTTCAGTGCCGGCATGGCCCCAGTGGTGATCGGGCTGTTTTTCTTTTCGTCGGTGCAGCTCTTTTTCATCGGAATTCTCGGCGAATACATCGGCCTGATTTATACCCAGGTGCAGAAGCGGCCGCTGGTGATCGAGAAGGAGCGGATTAATTTTGACAAAGACGCATAA
- the alr gene encoding alanine racemase — protein MDSRPTIAEIDLNALRSNFLQAKKAAGAGVGILAVVKADAYGHGFMDVATLLENEGVTAFGVAFLAEGIQLRKSGIDRPVLILGGVYPGQERKCVGYNLSTAVFSLDQARSLDAVAGRLYRKAKIHVKIDTGMGRLGITPAETRNFFEALRGMRNIELEGVISHFSSADELDSNGDAYSASQAAQFEQVVADCRAAGFEPRFVHIANSAALFTRTLPFCNLARPGIVLYGALPSPDFAGRLDLKPVMRLMSRVAMLKQVEPGTSISYARRYTASEPRLIASVPVGYADGYPRSLTNRGEVIVRGCRAPVVGTVCMDWIMIDVTGVPGVAVGDEVTLLGCDREGNCIGAEELAEKAGTIPYEIFCGISKRVPRVYI, from the coding sequence ATGGACAGTCGCCCGACAATAGCAGAAATCGATCTTAACGCGCTGCGGTCCAATTTTTTACAGGCCAAAAAGGCGGCCGGAGCGGGAGTCGGTATCCTTGCCGTAGTAAAGGCCGATGCCTACGGCCATGGTTTCATGGATGTCGCCACTTTACTGGAAAATGAAGGGGTTACCGCTTTCGGCGTCGCTTTTCTGGCCGAAGGGATCCAGCTTCGCAAAAGCGGCATTGACCGCCCTGTGCTCATACTGGGAGGGGTCTATCCCGGCCAGGAGAGAAAATGCGTCGGGTATAACCTGTCAACGGCTGTGTTCTCTCTTGACCAGGCCCGTTCTCTTGATGCGGTTGCCGGTCGACTCTACCGCAAGGCAAAGATTCATGTGAAGATCGATACCGGGATGGGTCGGCTGGGAATAACCCCTGCCGAAACCCGTAATTTCTTCGAAGCGTTGCGCGGGATGCGGAACATCGAACTCGAAGGAGTGATTTCTCATTTTTCCTCTGCCGATGAACTGGATAGTAATGGCGATGCTTACAGTGCCAGTCAGGCTGCACAGTTCGAACAGGTGGTTGCTGATTGCCGGGCAGCAGGATTCGAGCCGCGGTTTGTGCATATCGCCAACAGTGCTGCTCTGTTTACCAGAACCCTTCCTTTCTGCAATCTCGCGCGGCCAGGGATTGTCCTTTACGGTGCGCTTCCTTCGCCGGATTTTGCCGGTCGCCTGGATCTGAAGCCAGTGATGCGGCTTATGAGCAGAGTGGCAATGCTGAAGCAGGTCGAGCCCGGAACCAGTATCAGTTATGCTCGCAGATACACTGCCAGCGAGCCTCGGTTGATCGCGAGCGTGCCGGTCGGCTATGCCGACGGCTACCCCCGGTCGCTTACCAACCGCGGCGAAGTGATTGTCAGAGGCTGTCGCGCCCCTGTTGTCGGGACTGTATGCATGGACTGGATAATGATCGATGTGACTGGCGTCCCCGGAGTGGCGGTCGGTGATGAGGTGACGCTTCTCGGCTGTGACCGTGAAGGGAACTGTATCGGGGCGGAAGAGCTTGCGGAAAAGGCCGGCACAATACCATATGAAATCTTTTGCGGGATCAGCAAGCGGGTTCCAAGGGTCTATATATGA